The DNA window TACTGATGGAATAAATCGCATGGTATGCAAAGCAACTCGCACAGCACGTGGCCTGTGgttatgattatatataacCTACCTCCATGGCTATGCATGAAAAGGAAGTTCATGATGTTGTCCATGTTAATTCCAGGTCCAAAACAACCCGGGAATGACATAGACATATACTTGGCACCTTTGATTGAAGACTTGAAGGATATGTGGAACGAAGGTGTAGTGGTGTATGATGGCTATATGGAAGAAAGTTTCCAGCTAAGAGCAATGTTGTTTGGCACAATTAATGATTTTCCAGCATACGGTAATCTATCTGGATATAGTATCAAAGGGAAGTGTGCATGCCCTATATGTGAAGATAATACAGATTGGGTGCGATTGGAACATggtaagaaaaatgtttttcttggTCATCGCAGATTCTTACCTTCAAAACATCGTTATCGAGGGTGGAGAAAAGCGTTTAATGGAAGAATAGAAGAACGTAGACCTCCAGAATTGTTGTTTGGTGATAAAGTTTTTCATAAAGTAAAGAATATAAACAACAAATTTGGTAAAACTTTTGCAGCAGATCTAGTCACATTTGGGTGGAAGAAAAAGTCAATCTTTTTTGAGTTGCCATATTGGAAATCCTTGTATGTTAGACATTTCCTTGATGTTATGCATATTgagaaaaatgtatttgataGTGTGATAGGTACATTGTTGAATGCTCCTGGAAAGTCTAAGGATGGCATCAATGCAAGGTTGGACCTACTTGATATGGGAATTAGAACAGAATTAGCACCAATAAAGAAAGGTAAACGTCAATATCTACCACCAGCAGCTTATACTCTATCTAGAAAGGAGAAATTTGTGTTTTGTAAGTTTTTGCAAGGAGTTAAAGTTCCAGAGGGTTACTCATCAAACATCAGAAACCTAGTATCTATGAAAGATCTAAAACTAAAAGGGTTGAAGTCTCATGACTGTCATATTCTCATGGAGCATTTGCTACCGATAGGCATACGTTCCATTTTACCTAAAAAGGTAAGATGGACCATAACTAAACTATGTTATTTCTTTAGAGCCATTTGTAGCAAAGTGATTGACACTGGAAAATTGCAAGCACTAGAAAGAGAAATTATTGTAACTTTGTGTGAGCTTGAAATGTTTTTCCCACCTTCTTTCTTTGACATAATGGTTCATCTTACCATTCATTTAGTTAAAGAGACACAATATTGTGGGCCAGCATATATGAGATGGATGTACCCAATGGAGCGTTATATGAAGATATTGAAGGGTTATGTGAAAAATCGAAGTCGACCAGAAGGATGTATAGTGGAACGATATATACTTGAAGAAGCTATTGAGTTCTGTACTGATTACCTCTCTAATGTTGACTCAATAGGACTTCCAAAGTCTCGACACTTAGCAAGAACCTCAGAGAGGGGATTACTGGAAAGACTATAATGACCATATCGAGGAAAGATTGGGAACAAGCTCAACTGTATATTCTACACAATGACGAAGAAGTTGAACCATATATTGAGAGACACAAAGCCATGctaaaaagattaaatccaACTAGGACTGACAGTTGGATAAGTAGAGAACACAATGCAACTTTTATACAATGGCTAAAAAGCCACATTTATGCAGAGTTAAATGTGAACTCCTCTAATATTTCTGACAGATTGAGATGGTTAGCAACTGGTCCAACTTTTCAAGTCTTCTCTTACAGTGCTTATATGATTAATGGGTATACATTTTGTACTAAAGAACGAGATAATCAAAGCACTATGCAAAATAGTGGTGTCACTTTGGTGGCTGAATCTATGCATATCTCAAGTGCTAAGGATAGAAGTCCTATATATGCAAATATGTCGTATTTTGGGGTAATTGAACACATATGGGAGTTGGATtacaaaacatttcaaattcccATATTTGGTTGCAAGTGGGTTGATAACAATAACGGAGTTCGACAAGATGAGGCAGGGTTTATGcttgtgaattttaataaagtgGGGTACAAGGATGAGCCATTTATTTTAGCATCACAAGCgcaacaaatattttatgtcaCTGATCCTGTAGATGTCAATTGGTCAATTGTTTtattatccaataaaataaatgagCATCACAATGAAGATATAGAGGACGAAAATACAAATATTGAGGATGATCCTTTATATGACATATCATATGATGATGATCCAATAACAGATGATATCTTGTATAGGAGAGATGACCATGAGGAAGGGATTTGGATAAATCCATCATTTTGTATCAATAAGAAACCTAATCATTTAAAGTTGActacaaaaaagaaaaggttgGTTTACAcgtgtttttttctttcgtaTGTTAcatttataactttatatttttatgtctttCCCTTTTTACCGAtgctaaccttttttttaatctcttttgtTATAGGTAAATGACATCTCATAGTGAAGATAATAATCTTCCTCTTGAGGAAGCAAAATGGAAGAAAGGTGTTGTGATTATGAAGAAAATTATTCGAGCTAGAAGTGAAGGAAGAAAATTAGATGTAATGTATCTATTTGATCCTTTAATATCTTTTACTTTCCAGAAAAATAATATGTGCTTATTCATGATATTAGGTTTCATGGAATGCAAGAGGTCAACCAATTGAACCTGGTGGCACAAACTTCATTAGTTATCTTGGATCCATTGTCCGTTCTAATGTTCCTATAACATGTGATAATTGGAAAGACTTGGCTTTGAGTTCCTATAAGGACATTATTTGGAATGATAtacaagtaaaatatattatcctTACTTATTTTAAAGTATGTGTTATGGTTGCCCAAACTTCTTtatgctaattttttttcttttacagttaACTTTTAATGTTGATACATGTCGTAAGAATTATGTATTAAAGGAGGCAGGTAAGTTGCTTAGGACTTTTAGAACTAACTTGGCCAACACTTATCTAAAGGATGAGAATGGAAATTACATAGAGAATCCTCCTACTGAGCCTCTGAGAAGTATGCATCAATGATTAGTGAGGATGTTTGGAAAGACTTTGTTGCAAAACGTATGGATACAAGTTTCCAGGTAATCTATAATATCCAAATGCAATGTATTTATCCTTTGATTCATGTAGATAAGATTACATTTACAATCTTTCTATATAGGAAAAGAGcttaaaaaataaggaaagaGCATCACACTCTAAGTACCCTTATAGAGGTTCACGTAAGGGGTATGCACGCATAGAACAAGAAATGGTAAGtcaatatatcaataaataaacaatacacAACTTGCTTATATGATTTGTAACTAGGTTGATTATATTTCCCAAAACTTAGATAAAGGAATTGGGATCAAATGTTAGTAATATTCCCCGTCAAGAATTATGGAAGCATGCTCGTGTGAATAAGGCTGGGgaaattgaaaatgaagatGTTCAGCAAGTTTGGAACAAATGTGTAAGTAATatcttttcatataatattTGTCTGTGTTTGATATGAGAATAAGTGTGATATGTTTGATTATTGTTTATTGTAGGTAATATTGTCACAAACTATACAGTCAGAAGAGATGAGTAATGCTCGCTCAGACATTCTTGCTCAAGCATTATGTGTCCCAGAGTATCCAGGTCGTGTTAGAGCAACAGGATTTGGAGTCAGTCACAAAGATTATTTTCCGCCCAAAAAGCGTTATACACAACAAGACCATGATGCATTGACTACTCAAATGAAAGACATGGCTGAAAGAATGGCACGGATGGAGAATGAGATTAATTCACTTCGAAAGAAGGACACATCTAATAACATAGAAGAACCTGATATTGGTGTCAATAGTGGCCAAGGGAGTTgcacaatttcatcaaatagTTTTCCCGAGGTAACTAACTTTTCTACATTAGCGTAACTTGCTTACGTTAAATTTGTAATAGCTCTCTACATTTGGTCACTTTAAACATTATATcttatagttatattttataatgtaggGGGTCTCAAGTTGTAAATTGTTTGTATCATCACCATTACTTTGCTTGGTTACCCATGGGAAATTGCATAATGTTAAAGGTGATACACTACATGGTAGATCTCTACCTAATGGTCATGTTAAAGTTAGTGTAGATATTGCTGTGGAGCCAAATGTATCCTTGCCTATACCTAATGCTGATGACGAGATAATGACAATAGGACAAGCAATAGGTACATTTGTGGCATGGCCAATCAATCTTTTACAGGTTGTTGATGCGGTATGCTTGTCAAACCttattaattcataattatttatgaaaatatttatctatcacctaattttgtttaattgatgATGTTTTAGGATTCCACTCtatctaaaaagaaaaagattaataaTACGAATGAATCTGTCGCACCTAAAAGAAAATGTCAAGGAAAAATGACTGTTCAACATATTCCTCGTAAAGTGATTCATCCCAATCTTCCTCAATGGTGCAACTACCTCTTTTCATATATGAAATTAAAGCCTACAGAGTCACTTTCCCCAATAGAAATAGAGAAAGACATATTTGGTTTTGATGAACATAAAGAAATCATTAATGCAGAAattattggagaaattattgaCTATGCATGGCTTGGTGCAACTACAATTTCTATATATATCGGGTACAATAtactacttttttataattgactTTAATCTTTGGTGAGTAGCTTTTATGATTTTACTaacttttaattcttatatctTTCTTTTGTAAGGTACctatatcaaaatttcattaaGCCAAATCATAAGGGGTTCTTCTTTTTATCACCCCAAATAACAACACATGAACTACCAATGAAAGAGAGAATGCAAAAAATAGTGAGTATATTTCTTGACAATGGGGTGATTAATAAGTTTGTTCTTGCTCCTATCAATACAGGGTAATACTTTTTTTCCTAACTTTAtcaataatgtattattttcaaAGTTAGATGCACAAAATCTAATTTTGTTGATGCATTTTCAATTTTAGCCAACATTGGGTCTTGCTCGGAATCAATCTTAAAATGgagataatttattatcttgACCCATTGGCGAAAGACATTAATATGAGGCAAGATTTGAAGAAGTTGTTTGACATGTAAGAATCTTCTTAATGTgattcacatatatatatatatatatatatatatatgtatactttttgtatatatatttttttacttatgtatgcttcatttttattattaacaagGGTTATACAAACCTACCGAGCTCAAAGAGGGTCTATGGTTTCAAAGTCTAAGTTAAGCAATATCAAATGGACACCAATTAAGGTAGATTACAATTGTGCATTTGAAGATCAAATgatgttgttttatttgaagGTTAATACCAATTGTATTGATGTTTTCTAGTGTCCAAAACAATCCAACGGCCATGATTGTGGGTATTACATTTGTCGATATATGAAGGAAATTGTCACATATTGTGAAGGAGGGACAATTCCAATAGATGTAAGTTAtcttaattatatgtattattcatTTGTAGTAGGATtttgattgactaattttgttttatttttctttgttgtagTATTTTCCTAGTTGCAGATGTCAACAATATTCTGACAATCAAATCATTGAAGTCAGGGAAGATTGGTGTTTTTATCTCATTAGTAAATGTTTATAGGTTAGTTGTATAATTCCTTATATAACAAAATAGGGAAGGTTAGGAATAATGTTTTGTCTAAAGTGTTTTGGCCCCACAGTCTAGCAAATATGGAACATGATGGATGAGTActacaaatattagttttttttgctaatttctttcatgtaatattatacttttttaaaaatatataaacatcatTAAGTTTTTTTGTGTAACTATGTAAGAATTTCAATGCCCTTTCATTTCAGTTTTGCTTGATTTCATTCGAAGTCTTTATACATGCATGTGAGTCGAAGAatagaatgaataaaaaattaaataaattataataaacaataatcaaaccaatacacatcgcttgttttaaaaaatgttatctattgatgaattgaaaaagtgttatccattaatgaaaaatagacaATGTTTATTTGAACAAGCGCTATCTACTAATTGACCTTTATTATCCCATAGCAGGTTATTCAGCAGTCTTGATGGCTTTTAACACCTTATTCGTCATTTGTGTATGAAGCTTGTAACACCATGTAAGTTTGTCTATGAATTTGATCCATCAAAAAGGCACTATATGATCCCTTGTTTGAAGGTTACAGTGTCATTAGAAGGGAAAAAAGGCTAAATGAACCGTCAAGTAGCGCTAATGATCAAAGAACGCCTAGCCATTTGGCGTAGTGTTACGTCAAACTAAATAATCCTCCTACTGAAGTAGTTGGTCCTTACATGGAGAAGTTATTTTTGTACCAAGTTATAACTTCAAAAGTGAAAAGGTAATGGGAATTGTCTTTTTTCATTATTGTCGGTGTTATTTTGATGACTTTAATATCATCTTTTTCACATGAAAGATGTGTATTTGTTGAGATAAATGAGCAGATACTGACCAGTAGTGAAACATGTACTGCtttatttataaacaattttaatttgtttgccAAAGTTAattgtattcatattttatgcATGATAAGGTCATTCGTGATTGTTCAAAGCGGAAGGTTAACAAATGCGTTTGGTCTTTAACAAACTACAATGAGTTATTTGTGCATAGACTTCTTTCTATAAATGATGTCTTCACGACAAAATTTGTTAGTATTGTCAATGTTGTCTGTTGTGGCTATAGTCAGTTTATGtgtttcaattattttacttaacttGTTTCAGTTAATGGCATATGTGCTTCATGATAACCATTAGTGGTGTTATGCCCTTAATTGGGAAACAAGAAAATTGTATGTTCTTGACTCCCTAGGACACAATGTCCTAGGAGAAAAcaaattgataatcatattagaAGTAGTGTGATGTTCTTTAATATGcagaaatgattttttatttcttttggcTATAAAGTAATATGACATGTTACTTGGTTTGTTTAAAGGCCCATAATTTGGAGCATTTGTTTTCTATGCTATGTCTCCCTATCCAAAGAGAAACCAAGTTTCGAATTAATCATTGAAGACTTGCCACAACAACCTAACTTGTAAGCTTTTGTCGGTGTCAATTGAAAGTAGTAAGGCATGTAAGACATGATGACTATTGtcatatttcatttcattaaatttggttttgatGTACAATTTGACTATGGTATTAGGGTACTTAAATATCTGGAGCATTAGGAAACTGACAAAAAGTACAATGGCAAAAGTATGCTTGTTTATAGTGGCATAAGTACATTTTGCAAAGAGGAAACTAATGATTTGATTTAATCATGTCATAAGTAATTTTGTCATCAATGCTAATGTAGGTCAATTGCTCATCATCACTGATATCCTCTATTGTCTCTAGAAGGATTTCATCTAGGTGCTCCCCATTTG is part of the Vigna unguiculata cultivar IT97K-499-35 unplaced genomic scaffold, ASM411807v1 contig_539, whole genome shotgun sequence genome and encodes:
- the LOC114172389 gene encoding uncharacterized protein LOC114172389; its protein translation is MRQDLKKLFDMVIQTYRAQRGSMVSKSKLSNIKWTPIKCPKQSNGHDCGYYICRYMKEIVTYCEGGTIPIDYFPSCRCQQYSDNQIIEVREDWCFYLISKCL